The DNA region CATTGGACGGTTCCAACTTGTTTCACTGTCGGGTTTCCCGTGAAACGCCACCTACGCGTCTGACGTGGACAAGCAGAGCGCTCACGTCGGCATGACGAACACCGGGGACCCGCGCCGCTTGGTCGACGGTCGCCGGGAGGACACGGCTCAACTTCTCTCGGGCTTCGTTTGAGAGGGCGGGAACCTGGGAGAAGTCGACCCCTCGCAGACTGATCTCCCGGGCCCGGGCCTCAGCGGCGAGTTGACGCTCGGCGCGCTCGATGTACCCCGCGTACTTCACCCGGATTTCCAGGGCCTCGCGCTCCTCCGGCGTCAGAGCAGGAAGCTCCACGCCCAGCGCCTCGACGTCGGTCAGGTTCAACTCGGGGCGGCGCAGCCAGGTGTCCCCGGTCTGCCCCTGGGCGCGCTGGGTCTGAAGGGCACGGATGCCCCGGACCACCCGGGCGTACTTTTCACGTACCTGGGCTCGCCGGGCCTCATCCACCAGCCCAAGCTCGAAGCCCAGCTCGGTCAAACGCTCGTCGGCGTTGTCCTGCCGCACGATCAAGCGGTGTTCCACGCGGCTCGTCATCATGCGGTAGGGCTCGTCGCTGCCCCTGAAAACCAGATCGTCGAGCAGGACACCGAGGTAGCCCGTTTCACGTGAAATCTGACGCTCCTCCAACCCCAGGGCCCGCCGCGCCGCCGCCGCTCCCGCCACAAGGCCCTGTGCCGCCGCTTCCTCGTAGCCGCTCGTACCGTTGATCTGACCCGCCGTGAAGACGCCGGGCAGAAGGCGGGATTCGAGGTTGAGGGTAAGTTCGGTGGAGTCCACCACGTCGTATTCCACGGCATAGGCGTACCGCTGGATGACGGCAGCCTCGAAGCCGGGGAGGGTCCGCACGAGCCGGTCCTGAAGGCGGGGCGGAAGGCTGGAACTGAACCCCTGGAGGTACACCTCGCTCGTCTGCACGCCGTCAGGTTCCAC from Deinococcus aetherius includes:
- the mnmG gene encoding tRNA uridine-5-carboxymethylaminomethyl(34) synthesis enzyme MnmG encodes the protein MSGWNVIVIGGGHAGLEAAWAAVKFARTALLVGNPATIGRMPCNPAVGGPGKSQLVFEIQALGGLMGRLADDTAIHTRVLNASKGPAVQSLRVQNERDAYAERAQDVILGHPEIDVVRGEAADLEPDGRGGWLVVTTDGRRLAARSVVIAAGTFMRAVTWYGRHSRPEGRQGEPPSRFLSQPLARARHVLKRYKTGTPPRVRADSVRFADLLEIPADPQPRGFTGQPGLRAAESPTWQTHTTPETHRLIGENLHESPMYAGDIEGLGPRYCPSIEDKVVRFCHHDRHLLFVEPDGVQTSEVYLQGFSSSLPPRLQDRLVRTLPGFEAAVIQRYAYAVEYDVVDSTELTLNLESRLLPGVFTAGQINGTSGYEEAAAQGLVAGAAAARRALGLEERQISRETGYLGVLLDDLVFRGSDEPYRMMTSRVEHRLIVRQDNADERLTELGFELGLVDEARRAQVREKYARVVRGIRALQTQRAQGQTGDTWLRRPELNLTDVEALGVELPALTPEEREALEIRVKYAGYIERAERQLAAEARAREISLRGVDFSQVPALSNEAREKLSRVLPATVDQAARVPGVRHADVSALLVHVRRVGGVSRETRQ